The proteins below come from a single Chryseobacterium nepalense genomic window:
- a CDS encoding RagB/SusD family nutrient uptake outer membrane protein codes for MINFNKKMILGAIFLSLTFTGCNEILDEQPRSVYTVDYLSTPDGINQSFTSLYRQLRLLYGNGYFMSNCQNGTDESTWAQSADGNFKELDMSGQGNINSNTFPTSMVWGSVFPYINTANGIIEKGPAAGVAEAMISEARFFRAFDYFMLVQTYGGVPLDLGSGELKFNTAPVATSTRNTVPEVYSKVIFPDLKKAVDNLPISPRVTGGVTKNAARLFLAKAYLTYGWWLQNPNNIPTYPETPRTDPDGHNAQWYFQQAYDVAMAGITNPAPYSLQATFYDVNVGSNDRNNECMLYADHTSSSTYYNESDPVGFGSGWAPDNFAAWMQTWNYTAIKSSKTAAWGANDAVSSIQREAAQSLGRPWVRMCPTLGVIKNTFADKTLDSRYDGTFVTTYRGNWNKNGTGLTTVPVLYNANSLPVQPGGAILSFLNDDSQTPAYPSGAGQSGVGAGTLPGRADWVIAPNGISRIVYPGLWKIGTYRTDDPNGLGYPNAGLTRPFNVAKFSEFYFIAAEAAVKGASGAMSARDLINVIRARAGKWKFNNAQNVSYIADNSAAMIAATPSTITIDYILAERSREYYGEFYRWYDLVRTQKWEQYAATYQIAGASYGDHTPQTVTRTIKPFHYLRPIPQNQLDAMEVSADVKAKYQNPGY; via the coding sequence ATGATAAATTTTAACAAAAAAATGATATTGGGAGCAATCTTTTTATCATTAACATTTACAGGATGTAACGAGATTCTTGACGAGCAGCCAAGGTCCGTCTATACTGTTGATTACTTAAGTACACCAGACGGTATCAACCAGAGTTTTACTTCTTTATACAGACAATTACGACTTTTATATGGTAACGGTTACTTTATGAGCAACTGTCAGAATGGTACCGATGAATCTACCTGGGCACAAAGTGCGGATGGTAATTTTAAAGAACTGGATATGTCAGGACAGGGGAATATCAATTCCAATACATTTCCTACAAGCATGGTTTGGGGTTCTGTTTTTCCATACATAAATACAGCCAACGGAATTATTGAAAAAGGGCCTGCTGCAGGTGTTGCAGAAGCCATGATTTCTGAAGCCAGGTTTTTCAGGGCGTTTGATTATTTTATGCTTGTTCAGACCTACGGAGGTGTTCCTTTGGATCTCGGTTCGGGAGAACTTAAATTTAATACAGCACCGGTAGCTACTTCCACAAGAAATACGGTACCGGAAGTTTACTCAAAAGTAATTTTCCCGGATCTTAAAAAGGCGGTAGACAATTTGCCAATTTCACCACGTGTAACGGGAGGTGTTACGAAAAATGCAGCTAGATTATTTTTGGCTAAGGCATATCTTACTTACGGTTGGTGGTTGCAGAACCCTAACAATATCCCTACCTATCCGGAAACACCCAGAACTGATCCGGACGGTCACAATGCACAATGGTATTTCCAGCAGGCTTATGACGTGGCAATGGCGGGAATTACCAATCCTGCACCGTACAGTTTACAGGCTACTTTTTATGATGTAAATGTAGGTTCCAATGATAGAAATAATGAATGCATGCTGTATGCAGACCATACTTCATCCAGCACATATTACAATGAAAGTGATCCTGTAGGATTCGGTTCAGGATGGGCTCCTGATAACTTTGCAGCCTGGATGCAGACCTGGAACTATACGGCCATCAAAAGCAGTAAAACAGCAGCGTGGGGCGCGAATGACGCTGTGAGTTCTATTCAGCGTGAAGCAGCTCAGTCACTGGGAAGACCTTGGGTTCGTATGTGTCCTACATTAGGTGTTATTAAAAATACTTTTGCCGATAAAACCCTTGATTCCCGTTACGATGGTACTTTTGTAACCACGTATAGAGGAAACTGGAATAAAAACGGAACAGGACTTACAACAGTACCGGTTCTATACAACGCAAACAGCCTTCCGGTACAGCCTGGAGGAGCTATTCTCAGCTTCCTGAACGACGATTCTCAAACTCCTGCCTATCCTTCAGGGGCAGGACAAAGCGGAGTAGGAGCAGGAACACTGCCAGGAAGAGCAGACTGGGTAATTGCACCGAACGGTATCAGCAGAATTGTTTATCCTGGTCTTTGGAAAATCGGAACTTACCGTACGGATGATCCGAATGGCTTAGGTTATCCGAATGCAGGCCTTACCCGTCCGTTTAATGTTGCGAAATTCTCCGAATTTTACTTCATTGCAGCGGAAGCAGCCGTAAAAGGAGCTTCTGGAGCAATGAGCGCAAGAGATCTTATCAACGTTATCCGTGCAAGAGCAGGAAAATGGAAGTTCAATAATGCGCAGAATGTTTCTTATATCGCTGATAACAGCGCAGCTATGATCGCCGCAACGCCTTCAACAATCACTATTGATTATATCCTTGCAGAAAGATCCAGAGAATATTATGGAGAATTCTACAGATGGTATGATTTGGTACGTACCCAAAAATGGGAGCAGTATGCAGCTACCTACCAGATCGCAGGAGCTTCTTACGGAGACCATACGCCGCAGACGGTAACAAGAACAATAAAACCTTTCCATTATCTGAGACCGATTCCTCAGAATCAGCTGGATGCGATGGAAGTGTCTGCAGATGTAAAAGCAAAATACCAGAATCCTGGTTATTAA
- the xylA gene encoding xylose isomerase, with protein sequence MNTLTGTKEFFTGIEKIKFEGKESRNPMAFRYYDAEKVVMGKPMKDWTRFAMAWWHTLCANGSDPFGGATIHHPWDIGNDAVTRAMHKMDAGFEFMSKMGFSYYCFHDIDLVDPADNWKDYEKNLQTVVEYAKQKQAETGIKLLWGTANVFTHERYMNGASTNPNFDVVACAGTQVKNSIDATIALGGENYVFWGGREGYMSLLNTDMKREKDHLARFLSMSRDYARQQGFKGTFLIEPKPMEPTKHQYDYDSETVIGFLRHYGLDKDFKLNIEVNHATLAGHTFEHELQVAVDAGLLGSIDANRGDYQNGWDTDQFPVDYLEMVQAWLVLLPAGGLGTGGVNFDAKIRRNSIDPEDLFISHISGMDVFAKGLLAAADILENSDYKKLRTDRYASFDNGNGKAFEEGNLKLEDLQRIAHEIGEPQPKSGKQELFEAIVNMYI encoded by the coding sequence ATGAACACTTTAACTGGTACGAAAGAGTTTTTTACGGGGATCGAAAAGATTAAGTTTGAAGGGAAAGAAAGCAGAAATCCAATGGCATTCCGCTACTATGATGCAGAAAAAGTAGTAATGGGAAAACCCATGAAAGACTGGACCCGTTTTGCAATGGCGTGGTGGCACACTCTGTGTGCAAACGGAAGCGATCCGTTCGGAGGGGCAACCATCCACCATCCGTGGGATATCGGAAATGATGCCGTAACAAGAGCAATGCACAAAATGGATGCAGGCTTTGAATTCATGTCTAAAATGGGCTTCAGCTATTACTGTTTCCATGATATCGACCTTGTAGACCCTGCAGATAACTGGAAAGATTATGAGAAGAATCTTCAGACTGTGGTTGAGTACGCCAAACAAAAGCAGGCAGAAACCGGAATTAAACTTTTATGGGGAACCGCCAATGTTTTCACCCACGAAAGGTACATGAACGGAGCTTCTACCAACCCGAATTTTGATGTAGTAGCATGCGCGGGAACTCAGGTGAAAAACTCTATCGATGCAACCATTGCTTTAGGTGGAGAAAACTACGTATTCTGGGGCGGAAGAGAAGGATATATGAGCCTTCTAAACACAGACATGAAACGTGAAAAAGACCACCTTGCCCGTTTCCTTTCAATGTCCAGAGATTATGCGCGTCAGCAGGGTTTTAAAGGAACTTTCCTGATCGAACCTAAACCAATGGAACCTACAAAACACCAGTACGACTACGATTCTGAAACGGTAATCGGGTTTTTAAGACATTACGGACTTGACAAAGATTTTAAATTAAATATTGAAGTAAACCACGCAACCCTGGCAGGACACACTTTTGAACATGAGCTTCAGGTAGCGGTGGATGCCGGACTTTTAGGAAGTATTGATGCCAACAGAGGAGACTATCAGAACGGATGGGATACAGATCAGTTTCCGGTAGATTATCTGGAAATGGTTCAGGCATGGCTGGTGCTTCTTCCGGCAGGCGGACTGGGAACCGGAGGGGTAAACTTTGATGCAAAAATCAGAAGAAATTCTATTGATCCGGAAGACTTATTCATCTCTCATATTTCAGGAATGGATGTTTTTGCAAAAGGGCTTCTGGCCGCTGCTGATATTCTTGAAAACTCAGACTATAAAAAATTAAGAACAGACCGCTACGCTTCTTTTGACAACGGAAACGGAAAGGCATTCGAAGAAGGAAACCTTAAACTGGAAGATCTTCAGAGAATAGCACATGAAATAGGGGAACCTCAGCCAAAAAGCGGAAAACAGGAATTGTTTGAAGCTATCGTAAACATGTATATCTAA
- a CDS encoding SusC/RagA family TonB-linked outer membrane protein, whose translation MNRFYLAKTNKAALFFAMALLPSGFAYAQVKKDSVTKERKIDEVVVIGYGTQRKEAVTGSVATVKGDVLREVPSANITQALQGRTAGVDISQTSTKPGAAMQIRIRGTRSLTGDNNPLIVLDGIPFVGSLSDISSSDIKSIDILKDASATAIYGSRGANGVILVTTNRGSKGQKPRFTYNSFTGVQTLFSKYPMMDGPKFAQLRAYATPAGNTTPLYTNGADENNNNNTDWQSLYYKPAMMTSHDVGVSGGTEGGNYNVGLSYFKQDALIPLQSYERFSLRTAIDQQVGKSFKFGFTTNTNYSVSEGNGVNPGAVLGYSPLADPYNADGTFKRVMSTAGGIDQTWIYTRKTLEGLNDKYVDETKSFASYNNLYGEVSLPLNGLKYRLNVGLDFRTANNGNYTGVGVFNTNPLGPSSAGRGNNQTYHWVVENLLTYDRTFGKHKVNAVGLYSAEGNRFTSSYMSAKNVPADFFQYYNLGQSPQADITVRPEDQRYEQTGLLSAMGRVMYTYDNKYMLTATLRADGSSRLAPGNKWHTYPALSLGWNITNESFMQNIKALNLFKLRAGWGQTSNQAVAPYSTLGSLTVTPYNFGGSNGTGVYVNQAPNADLGWEYSKTQNYGADFGLFNNRITGSIEYYRTHTYDLLSNKSLPPSSGLSFVTKNVAETENKGWEFSLNGTILDNPDGFSLDAGVNFYTNRNKILALASGIDRDVNNLWFVGHNINSLYDYQYIGLWQAGDPYQNILEPGTAADVVGSIKVLYTGGYNADGTPVRAIGPDDRQIFDTAPKYQGGFNIRLAYKNFELSTVGAFQHGGILISTLYGSASYLNRLTGRGNNVDVDYWTENNTEAYFPRPGRHLSGDNPKYSSTLAMFDASYLKLRTITLGYNIDKDFLKDLKITSFRIYVTVTNPLVLFSPYHKFSGMDPEPNSFGNENQAVSGYQSRQLIIGTNNPSTRNYLMGLNLTF comes from the coding sequence ATGAACCGATTTTATTTAGCTAAAACCAATAAGGCGGCCCTGTTTTTTGCCATGGCCTTATTACCTTCCGGCTTCGCGTATGCCCAGGTTAAAAAAGATTCGGTAACAAAAGAGAGAAAGATAGATGAAGTTGTTGTTATTGGATATGGTACACAAAGAAAAGAAGCTGTCACGGGATCTGTGGCTACCGTAAAAGGAGATGTTCTTCGTGAAGTGCCTTCAGCAAACATTACACAGGCTTTACAGGGAAGAACTGCCGGGGTAGATATTTCCCAGACTTCTACAAAACCTGGAGCAGCCATGCAGATCCGGATCAGGGGAACAAGATCATTAACAGGGGACAACAACCCGCTTATCGTTCTTGATGGGATTCCGTTCGTGGGATCTTTGAGCGATATTAGCTCAAGTGACATTAAAAGTATAGACATCCTCAAAGATGCTTCTGCAACGGCAATTTATGGCTCAAGAGGTGCAAACGGAGTTATACTCGTAACAACAAACAGAGGATCAAAAGGACAAAAACCGAGATTTACCTACAACTCTTTTACCGGAGTTCAGACTCTGTTTTCAAAATACCCGATGATGGATGGGCCTAAATTTGCCCAGCTTCGTGCCTATGCCACACCTGCAGGAAACACAACGCCTTTGTATACCAATGGTGCAGACGAAAATAACAATAACAATACCGACTGGCAAAGTCTTTACTACAAACCGGCAATGATGACCAGCCACGATGTCGGTGTTTCAGGAGGTACGGAAGGAGGAAATTATAATGTAGGATTGTCTTACTTTAAACAAGATGCATTAATACCGCTTCAGAGCTACGAAAGATTCTCTTTGCGTACGGCAATAGATCAGCAGGTAGGGAAGTCCTTTAAATTCGGATTCACCACTAATACCAATTATTCGGTTTCAGAAGGAAACGGAGTAAATCCGGGAGCTGTTCTGGGATATTCACCGCTTGCGGATCCTTATAATGCAGACGGAACCTTCAAAAGAGTAATGAGTACTGCAGGAGGAATAGATCAGACTTGGATCTATACCCGTAAAACATTAGAAGGATTAAACGATAAATATGTAGATGAAACCAAATCTTTTGCCTCGTACAATAACCTTTACGGTGAGGTAAGTCTTCCTCTGAACGGGCTTAAATACAGATTGAATGTTGGATTAGACTTCCGTACAGCCAATAACGGAAACTACACGGGAGTTGGAGTATTCAATACCAATCCGCTCGGACCGTCATCTGCAGGGAGAGGGAATAACCAGACCTATCACTGGGTAGTGGAAAACCTTTTAACTTACGACCGTACATTTGGCAAACATAAGGTAAACGCGGTAGGATTATATTCGGCAGAAGGAAACAGGTTTACAAGTTCCTACATGAGTGCAAAAAATGTACCTGCAGACTTTTTCCAGTATTATAATTTAGGACAGTCTCCTCAGGCGGACATTACCGTAAGACCGGAAGATCAGAGGTATGAGCAGACAGGTCTTCTTTCAGCGATGGGAAGAGTAATGTATACTTATGACAATAAATATATGTTGACCGCAACGCTTCGTGCAGACGGATCTTCAAGGCTTGCTCCGGGAAATAAATGGCATACCTATCCGGCACTGTCTTTAGGATGGAACATTACGAATGAATCTTTCATGCAGAATATCAAGGCGCTGAATCTTTTCAAGCTAAGAGCAGGTTGGGGACAAACTTCCAATCAGGCAGTAGCTCCTTACTCAACATTAGGATCACTTACCGTAACGCCTTATAATTTCGGAGGTTCAAATGGTACAGGGGTTTACGTAAATCAGGCTCCCAACGCTGATCTCGGATGGGAATATTCTAAAACACAAAACTACGGAGCAGATTTCGGATTATTCAATAACCGTATTACCGGTAGTATAGAATATTACAGAACACATACTTATGATCTGTTATCTAATAAATCGCTGCCACCATCTTCAGGTCTTTCTTTTGTAACGAAAAATGTTGCGGAAACAGAAAATAAAGGATGGGAATTCTCTTTAAACGGAACAATTTTAGACAATCCGGACGGTTTCTCTTTGGATGCAGGAGTTAACTTTTATACCAACAGAAATAAGATTTTAGCACTTGCTTCAGGAATTGACAGAGATGTAAACAACCTTTGGTTTGTAGGCCATAATATTAACTCTCTGTATGATTATCAGTATATTGGTCTTTGGCAGGCAGGAGACCCATACCAGAATATTCTTGAGCCGGGAACGGCAGCAGATGTGGTGGGTTCTATTAAAGTGCTGTATACCGGAGGATATAATGCGGACGGAACTCCTGTACGTGCTATTGGCCCGGATGACAGGCAGATTTTTGATACGGCACCGAAATATCAGGGCGGATTTAATATTCGTCTGGCATATAAAAATTTCGAACTTAGCACCGTTGGAGCTTTCCAGCACGGCGGAATTTTAATCAGTACATTGTACGGATCTGCAAGTTACTTGAATAGATTAACAGGTAGAGGAAACAACGTAGATGTAGATTATTGGACGGAAAATAATACAGAAGCATACTTCCCTCGTCCGGGACGCCATTTAAGTGGTGACAACCCGAAGTATTCTTCCACGTTAGCTATGTTTGATGCTTCTTATCTTAAGCTTCGTACTATTACTTTAGGATACAACATCGATAAAGATTTCTTAAAAGATCTGAAAATCACAAGTTTCAGAATCTATGTAACGGTTACCAATCCTTTAGTCCTGTTTTCACCATATCATAAGTTTTCAGGAATGGATCCGGAACCTAACTCTTTCGGAAATGAAAACCAGGCGGTTAGCGGATATCAGAGCCGTCAGCTTATTATCGGAACCAATAATCCGTCTACAAGAAATTATTTAATGGGTCTTAATTTAACTTTTTAA